A window of Cytobacillus sp. FSL H8-0458 genomic DNA:
AGAAAGACCTGCTGAGAAGTGAATTGATTCAAGGTTCAAAGTCGCTGAATGGAATCTTTTCCGCGTGGTATTTCCTTCTGCGCTATGTGGTTCCTCTGGTTATTATCATTGTATTCCTTGATTCACTGCAGATTATATAATAAAAACGAGGGATGGCAGCTAACAGGTGCCATCCCTCGTTTTTATGCTACAGCCATCCCCGTTCATATTGCTTAGGAGGTTCGATTGATGCACCAAGTTCGTTTGCTGCTGTCCGCGGCCAATAGGGGTCTCTCAGCAATTCTCTGGCAATAAAGATTAAATCAGCCCGTTCGTTTTGAAGGATTTCTTCAGCCTGCAGGCCGGATGTAATAAGCCCGACTGCACCAGTCTGGATATTCGCACCTTCTTTAATGGTTTCAGAGAATTTGACCTGGTAGCCCGGGTAAGTATGTATTCTGGCTGGCACTACTGCTCCGGAGCTTACATCAATTAAATCCACTCCCTGCTCCTTCATCCATTTTCCCATTTCTGCATAATCCTCTGAGGTTAACCCTTCATCATGATAATCATGGGCTGATACTCTGACAAATAAAGGGCCATCCCAAACGGCTTTAACGGCTTCAATGACTTCACGGAGGAAGCGGTATCGGTTTTCAGCCGATCCCCCATACTCATCATTCCGTTTATTGCTTAGGGGTGAGAGAAACTCATTGATCAGATAGCCGTGTGCAGCATGAATTTCAATTACTTCAAAGCCGGCTTTTTTCGCTCTTTCAGCGCCTTTTTTGAATGCCTGGACAGTTTCTGATACTTCTTCTTTTGTCATTTCTTTTGGTGTTTTCATTTTTTCATTAAATGCAATAGCTGATGGGGCGAGAATTTCTCCTTCAACAGTCGCTTTTCTGCCGGCATGCGCAAGCTGTATTCCAGATGAAGCACCGTGTTCTTTCACTAGCCCGGTTAATTCCTTCAGGCCTGCGATGTGATCGTCACTCCATATCCCCAGATCCTGAGGAGAAATCCGGCCCTGTGGAGTCACAGCTGTTGCCTCCAGGATAATTAATCCCACCTGCCCGACAGCCCGGCTCGCATAATGAATCCGGTGCCAGTTTTCAACCATTCCGTCTTCATTATGGCTTGAGTACATGCACATCGGTGCCATAACAATTCTGTTTTTAAAGGTGACACCTTTAATTGTAAAAGGTGAAAAGAGCTTCGTTTCCATAATTTCTGCCTCCTTATTTCGCTATCCTAAATATTAAGTATATCAGGCAGTTCCAAAAATGAAAAAGAACATGCATTTAGGAAGGTGTGTGCTTTCAGCGTTTATTCCTCAATTCGCTTAACTTATATAATGTACCTCTCCAGACTATGCCGCCCCGTACAAAGGTTAGAATGCTGGCACGGATTATAGAATAAATAAACAGGAGAGCTGTAATAGGAAATACAGTAAACAGAAGCGGAGAAAATTTGGACATTCTTTTTGTAATGATTGTATAAACACCTGCTATTAAAACAATGTTTGCAAGGCTTAGACTGAAAATCATTTTGTCAGTTGAAAAAATGGAGAAAAAGGGAAGCACCTGAGAAAAGAATGTGCCGGCAATTGCAAATAGCACCATGCTAATACGGTAATGAAGGCCTGCAAAAGTATTTTTCTCCAATCCTTTAAAGGCTTCTATTAAGCTTTCATACCATTCAACTTCAATCAGATCCATCGCCGTTGCAAATTTCTGCCTGAGGCCGTTCTGTTTGATTTTCATTCCAAGCATTAAATCATCATCAGGACGCATTTTTAATGCCTTGTGTGTTCCGATTGCTTCATAGGAATGCCTGGACACCATATTAAATGCCCCAATGCCAACGCCGCTCTTTGAACGTGGATTATTCGCCAGCCATGGGCGTTTATAATAGGAGAAGCCGAAAAGAAAAAAAGCAATGAACGTGTTGAGCCAGAAACTCCTGCCCGTCAAGCTCGGTGCCGCCGTTAAATGATCCAGGTCATTCTTGCTGAAATAATGAACCGCCTTGCTGAAGGCATCCTTTTTAAATAACACATCGGCATCTGTAAACAGAATTAATTCCCCTGATGATTCCATATATCCTTTATAAAGAGCGTGGTTTTTTCCCAGCCATCCGCTAGGGAGGGAATCAATATGAATGCACTTAACCCTTGGATCTTTCTTCTGAATATGGCCCATGATGCTTCCTGTGCTGTCGGCTGAACGGTCATTGACCAATATCCATTCAATGCGCTTATAGCTTTGCCGCAGCTGGGTTTCTAAGCTCTCCGTAAGCTTCGCTTCTTCATTCCTTGCCGCTGTAATAACAGAAAGAAGGGGGCCTTCAGTCATCGTATCGCTATCTTCAAGGCGGTCCAGGCTTTTTAGTCCCAGAACGGCATCAATTAGTACTGCAATCCATACCAGGAGGCTTGCGCTTAATAGAATAATGAGCATTTGCAGGTTTCTCATCCTTTTTTCATAGTTTGCAATAAGACGGCGTTTTATAGGGGATGCCGTCAGCTAAATTTTGACGGTGCTGCTGAAGTTTTGGCCAAGCCGCCTCGATTGGGCTGTCGCTTCCTTGATGCATTCAATGAAAGCTTCCTGCACTCCGTTCGCTTCAAGCACTTTTACGCCTGCTTCAGTGGTGCCGCCAGGGCTTGTTACTTCTTTCCTAAGCTGCTGAGGGTCCTTGGCTGATCGGGCCAGCATTTCGGCTGCCCCGATGAGTGTCTGGATGATGAATTCTTTCGCCATACCCTTTTCGAGCCCGATTTCTTCCGCGCTTTTTTCCATAGCTTCCGCAAGATAGTATATATATGCCGGTCCGCTGCCTGACAGGCCTGTTACAGCATCCAGCTGACTTTCCTCAACAAATGCTGATTTTCCCACTGTATCAAAAATGCCTCTTACTGCTTTCATCTGTTCTCTGTTCACTCTTTCATTAGCCGATAAGGCGCTTGCTGATTTTCCGACTGCTGCTGATGTATTTGGCATGGCTCTTACGACTGGCAGCTTTTTTCCTGCCAAAAATTCAATGCTTTCGATCGAAACGCCGGCGAGAACGGAAATGATCAGCATGTCTTCCTGTAAATAAGGCTTTATGAGATTGATGGCTTCCTGAGCATCTTTTGGCTTCATCGCTAAAATAACAGCGTCAGCCCCGCTTAACAGTTCACTGAGATTATAAGTGGCCTGAACGCCATAGGCTTTTTGCAAGGATTGCAGCTTTTTCCTGCTGCATCGGTTTGTCACCCAAATTTTGCTGCCGGTAATGAGCCGGCTTTCGACGATTCCTGATATTAACGCTTCTGCCATTGATCCTGCTCCTACAATAGCTAATTTTTTCATTTGGTTATTCCTCCTTATTGTTTGCTCTATTTACCGGCTGTTAAAAATAAAAAAGCCTTTCCATCCAGTAAAGGACGAAAAGACTTTGCTTCCGCGGTACCACCTTCATTGCCTTTTCTTTCTTCGTGCAGCATGCCTGCCGCAGCCGCTGTGTTTTTGAAAAGGCATCTCGATCCCGATAACGCCGGGGGTGCGTTTAGGTTTTCCTAACAGCTCATAAGGCAGGTTCAATGGTCAAGTGGACGGTGAAGCCTTTCAGCCGCTCGAGCTTCACTCTCTTTCGCCGTTTTCCATTTACTAATCTTATTCATCGCCATGTTTCTGCTGTACAGAAGTACAGCTTTGATTTATGAAAATCAAATTTTAATTGTGATTATGCAAGAAGACACACTTATTTGTCAAGCGGTATTTTTCAAAAGATTATTAATATTGCATAAAAGTTATGTGAAAATAATGACAATTACTAAAAAGAACGGTACACTTATTTTTATATATGTAAATTTCTAAATTATGTTATTGAATTCCGTTAATATGTGTGTATGGCAAATGCTGATATTTAAGGGAATAACAGAACAGTTTTACTTAAAGGAAGCATGTCTGCGGAAGTATATAGAAAAACAGCTTTATTTTATTTAAATATAGTGATTTTGGGAGGATTGTAACATGGCAAAATGGAAGGATGGAATTGCAAAGCTTATTATCCCGACACCTTTTCCTGTCGGCGACGTTAATGTATATGCAGTAAAAGGGGAAAAGCTGACTCTTGTCGATGCAGGCCCTAAAACGGATGAAGCTTGGGAAGCTTTAAAATCCCAGCTTAAAGAGCTGAATTTAACTCCGGGTGATTTTGAACAGGTTGTTCTCACACATCATCATCCCGATCATGCCGGGCTGCTTGACTTTTTTCCGGACAATCTTGATGTGTTCGGGCACCCGGTTAACCAAAGGTGGCTGTCCCGTACTGACGAATTTCTAAAATTTCATGATGAATTTTACATAAAACTGTTTAATGAATTTGGAATCCCTGAAAGGTATGCTTCCTTTATTAACAAAATGAAAAAAACTTTGCGCTATGCCTGCAATCGTACCCTGACAGGAGAGCTGAAGGAAGGCAGCCAGCCTGAAGGGCTTAACGATTGGGCGGTAATGGAGACCCCCGGGCATGCACAGAGCCATATAGGTTTGTTCAGAGAGAAAGATGGTGTATTCCTTGGAGGAGACCATTTGCTTGCACACATTTCACCTAATCCTATCCTGGAGCCGCCGCTTTCCGGCAATGCGGAAAGGCCGAAGCCGCAGCTTCAGTATAACGAGTCTCTGAAAAAGCTGCGCCAGCTGCCGATATCCCTTTTTTACTCCGGACATGGAGAGGATATTACAAATGTGAATGAGTTAATAAACGAAAGGCTTGGCCGCCAGCATGAGCGGGCGATGAAAGTAAAGGCATGGCTTGAGTCCGAATCGCTTACTGTTTTTGAGGTATGCCGCCGCCTTTTTCCGAAGGTTTATGAGAAGGAGCTTTCCCTGACCATTTCCGAAACAGTCGCACAGCTTGACTATTTGCATTCAATAGGAGAGATTTATATAAATAAAGAGGAGGAAGCATTCTTGTATTCCGCATCAAAAGAGGTGGTTTGATTGTCAGACAGATTAAAAAATAAAAATGTGATTATCACCGGTGCATCAGGCGGAATCGGGGCGCAAATGGCCGTCCTTTGTGCCGAGAGGGGAGCAAATCTTGTCCTTCTTGCCCGCCGCCTTGACAAATTGCAGGAGCTGCAGGCAGACTTGCGGAAGCGTTATTCAGTTGATGTTCATGTGCAGAAGCTTGATGTTTCGGACACTGACGAAGTTTCGGCTGTTTTTTCAGAGATCATTGCCCGGTTTGGTCACATAGACGTTCTTGTGAATAACGCGGGTTTCGGTGTTTTCAGGGAGGCGCATGAAGCAAAAGTTGAAGAAATAAAGGGAATGTTTGATGTAAACGTTGTTGGCTTAATGGCCTGCACGAGCATGGTGCTGCCAGTGATGAGGAAACAGAGGAGCGGCCATATTATTAATATCGCTTCACAGGCCGGCAAAATGGCCACACCGAAATCGAGTGTCTATTCCGCCACCAAACATGCGGTTCTTGGCTATACAAACAGCCTTCGGATGGAGCTTACTGACAGCAATGTGTTTGTGACGGCAGTTAACCCCGGACCGATTGAAACCAATTTCTTTACTATTGCAGATGAAAAGGGCACATACGTGAAAAATGTAAGCAAATATATGCTTAAGCCCGAATACGTGGCCCTCAAGGTAGTCAATGCCATGCTACGGCCTGTCAGGGAAATCAACCTTCCGCGGTGGATGAATGCGGGGAGCATTATCTATGCCCTTTTTCCAGGACTGTTCGAAAAAATTGGAAAACGCGCATTCAATCAAAAATAAGAAGCTCAGAAGCTGCAGCCAAATGCCTGCAGCTTCTTTTGTTTTTGGCTGGTGAGGCGTCTGTCCCGGGGAGAAAGAACCACTTTTAAGAAAAACCGCGTAAAATTTCCATTGAAACCGAACGCATATTCGCTTAATATAATGGGTATACATATACAGAACAGATGTTCTTGCGATATATATTTTTTCTCAGAGGGGCTATGCAGCATAGAAGCTGATAAGCAGCGCCTTACGCTTTTTTTTGAAGGAGGATGTCGAAGTCATGGTTGATTACAGCTCAATGCCGAACAATCAAATTTTGTGTGTTGATATGAAGAGCTTTTATGCAAGCTGTTCTGCTGTCATGCTTGGTCTGGATCCTCTTGACTGCTATCTTGTAATTGCCGGGAATGTGGAACGGAAGGGGAGCGTTGTTCTGGCGGCCTCTCCACGAATGAAAAAAGAGTTTGGAATAAAGACAGGGTCCCGTCTTTTTGAGGTCCCCAATGATTCGCGCATTCGAGTTGAGGAGCCGAAAATGGCGACTTATTTAAGAATCTCCACTGAAATCACCAGAGTGTTTAACCGATATGTCCCCAAGGAAGCCATCCATACGTACAGTGTCGATGAAAGCTTTATAAAAGTAGACGGCGCAGTGCATCTCTGGGGTGATGCCCAGACGATTGCCTGGAAAATAAAAGATGATATTGAACGGGAATTTCAGCTTCCCTGTGCCATAGGAATAGGGCCTAATTTGCTAATGTCAAAGCTGTGCCTGGACCTTGAGGCGAAAAAAAAGGGAGTTGCACAATGGACGTATGGAGATGTAAAAACAAAGTTGTGGAATATATCGCCGTTACGGGAAATGTGGGGCATCGGCCGCCGTGTTGAAAAGACATTGAATGGAATGGGGATTTTTACAGTCGGCCAGCTTGCCCGCTATGATCTGGCTAAGCTCGAGAAGAAGTTTGGGATTATGGGCAATCAGCTCTATCACCATGCATGGGGTATTGATTTGTCGGAAATAGGCGCGCCGATTATGGCAGGGCAGATCAGCTTCGGCAAAAGCCAGATTTTACTGAGGGATTACAAAGAGGAAAAGGAAATTAAGCATGTGGTCCTTGAGATGTGTGAAGAAGTGGCAAGAAGGGCCCGCAGCCACCGCAAAGCCGGCAGAACCATCAGCTTTGGTCTTGGCTACAGCCAGGATGAATTCGGAGGGGGGTTTTACCGCTCCAGGACAGTTGATCAGCCAACCAATATTACGATGGATCTTTATCGGGTCTGCCTCGAGCTTTTTGACGAGAATTATGAGGGGAAAACAGTACGGCAGATTTCCATTTCCCTCGGCAATATTACGGATGACTGCGAAATGCAGCTGAGTCTGTTCGACTCGGATGGCTGGAAAAAAAGGGAGCTCGGCTATACTGTCGACCGGATCCGCTCCAAGTTTGGAGGAGGAGCTCTTCTGAGAGCCGTCTCTTATACAGGCGCAGGAACCGCCAAACACCGTGCGACATTGGTTGGCGGCCATAAAATGTAAAAGGAGGGTCAGCTTATGATTCGCGATCGGGGCAGAATTAAATGGACTTCCATGATGCTGCCGGAACATGTAAAGCTCTTAAGAGACTGGGCAAAGGAAGACACATACGAGCAAAAGCGGGAATTGGATGAGCAGAAGCTTGAATATATGAATGAAATTCTTTCGGAAGCAATGGAATTTCAAAAAAACGTTACACTTACACATTACAGGGGCAGAAATTATGAACTGGTTATCGGGAGCATTCATTATTGGGATGACTTTGGCCAAAAGCTTCATGTTGTTGATCGGTTTGGGGAAATTCACCGTATTTCCATTAACGATATAGCGGATGCGCGGTTCACGGAAGAGTAGTGCTGTCTGAAATGGATGAATTTAAAACGGGTATTTTTGGACGAGGGAAGCACCTTAACAGCAGGGAGGTGTATGAAATATGCCTAGAGGAAAAGAACTGGAACAGCTGCCAATGTCCAATATCGCACCAGGGGCCGGGGAAGACAGTACGGACAGGGACCGGGAACGGCTTCAAGGGATTATACAGAATGAAAGAGCAACACCCGCAAGAATAAAAAATGAAAAAAAACGGGGATGACTGTCCCCGTTTCCACCCTTATTGCTTGTCATCGGAAGCTTTCTCCGCGCGGACACAGGATTGGAAAGTTCCTTTATGAGTGCCATCACAAAATGGGATTTTCAAGGATCTTCCGCAGCGGCAAAGGGAGAAGGTTTTTTTTGTTTCGAATTTATTGCCATCCATATCAATTAACTCTACATCACCTGTTACACGCAGCGATCCATTATCCATTACTTTAATCTGCGCCTTGGACATATCCAATCATCCTTTCTAAAAATCTTTATTAGGCGGCTCAATAGCAGCTGTCTCTTTCAGAAGCAAGTTATGCCTATCTGTGTTAAAATCAGCATATGCAAAGGGAGGTAGTTTTACAACATGGAAATAACATTAACTGAGTTGGCGGCAGAAAAATTATCGGGACGGATTGCCGGCAAAGATGGATTCATAAAGCTAAAGTATGATATAGACGGCTGCGGCTGTGTGGTAAGCGGAGTCGCGGCACTCTGGCTTGTTGAAGAGCTGGATGAAGATGACAGGGAAATCAAAACAAACACCGGCAGCGTATATGTGGAAAAATCCAAGGAAGTATTTTTGGATGAAAGATTAACGATAGACTTTTCAGAGAAGGCAAATTGCTATCAGTTAAAAAGCCCGAATCAGTATTTAAACCCAAGAATGAGCTTTATTGATAAAACAAAATAATAATGAAGTAGCAGACGGCCGCTGAGGGAAGGCGGTCTTTTTAATAGGCTGAGATAGGTAAAAATACCCTTCCAAAATTCTGGAAAATAAGGTTTTAATATATTAGTAAAAGGTTAGATAACAGGATGTTTGTCATTATGGGTGAAGAGAGTGCTGATTGGGGGAGATTTGAATGAAGTGGAAGTTATTTTTTCTGGCGGCAGCTTTCCTGATTTTGTCGGGGTGCAGTACAGCAACAATGGGCCAGGCGATTGATGATGGAATTCCATTCAATGTAAAAGAAGTCTTACATAAAGAAAAGGTAAAAGATGGAGTCATACTGCTGTATTTAACGCAGCAGAATGATGGGCAAAATGAGGTCGAGGCCATGGCAGCTGCCTATTTGAAAGGCAGTGACAAAAAGGGCTGGAAAAATGAGGGCCATAACCATTGGGAGCATTATGAGAATGAACATATGACCGTTTATTCAGATACCTTCTATGATTACGATAAGGAAGGTAATCTGGAAAACAGATTACCAATAATTTTTGGTGAAATTCAAAGCAGAGATATTAAAAAAGTAGAGGTAGCCGGCAAGGCAGAGAAATTCGAAGAAGCGGCTATTATCAAAAAAGAAAACAAACGCTATTATTTTAAAATGGGAGATTTTCATACTGCAAGAGGGCTGTCGGCAGATGGAAAGGAAATCATAAAGAAAAAGAAAAATTAGAAAATCTTATATGAAGCAGCTGGCTTACACTGAAGCCAGCTGCTTCTATTGTGATAAAGTATCTTTGCTGCTGACATACTGCTCCAAAAACTCGTCAATGACTTTTTCATAATCCTCTCTGTTTTCGTTAAAGGATTGGGCATGGATCCCATTGGCAGCAAGGTAAAGTTTTTTAGGGCCTTGTTTCTTTTCATACAAAGCTTCGGACATGGTCGGCAAAATAAAATCATCTTTTTCACTGTGGATAAACAGGATGGGCTTCTTTATATTGTCTATAACGGAAATAGGCGAAACGTCTGCAATGGAGTATTTCTCCCGCATCCGCAGGAATAGATCAGCAACAGGCAAAAAGAGTTTAGCGGGCAGCTTCATCTCGGTTTTTAAACGGTAAGCCAGCTGCTCCTTAAAATCAGAAAAAGGGCAATCGGCAATGTAAAAGTCGGCACCGTCTTCAAGCATTCCCGCATAAAGGAGCATGGTGGCAGCCCCCATGCTTTCACCATGAATGCCGATCTGGATATCGGGGCCTTTTTCCGCTTTAAGCCAATCAACAATTGCTTTTAGATCAAACTTTTCATAATGACCGTAACTTGTCGTCTTTCCCCCGGATTCTCCGTGGCGGCGATGATCATAGATTACAGCGTTAAACCCCCTTTCCAGAAAGAGGTTCATATATTTAATCGAGTTCATTTTATTTTCCGTAACACCGTGTGAAATAATGATATAGCGGCTGTTTTTATGGGGTTCAGCAGCCACGGCTTTTAAGTTATAGCCAAATGGGGAAGGAATAAGCACTTCTCTTTTCGGGAGGCTTTCATACTTGATCAGATCAAGTCTGCCGGACTCCTTCTCCCTTTCTAAAATAAAGTCATCTTCCTTCTTTTTCATAAACATAAGCCTATTTGTAAAATAGACGCCGAGTGATGAAAGAAAGAGAACGATGGAAAATAAATAACGAAAAAACCTTCTCAAACCCATCCCTCCATCTTTTTTCTTTATCGCAGTCAATCACGGGAAATCCCCACTGATTGAAGTTTTACTTTATTTTACCATTCTGGATAAAATTAAAACAGAGATGTGAGCCGGGACAAACTGAAATTTTATGAAGGGCTCGCGGCACAAAAAAAGCCGCTCCTGCGGCGGCTTATTGCTGTGCGTTTTGTCTTTTAGTTGGATGAATCGCCTTTTCCAATTCCTCGGCAGCAATCGTCTGGCTGACTGTATCGGAATTCGGCTTCCCCTTCTGGCTGGATCCTTTATCGCGTTTGTGGCTCATCGGATTATCCCCCTTTTAATGGCTGCAGCTGAACCTGAATTCGACAGATGCTTTCATCTAATAAGATGCGATAAAAAAGGGGGCATTATTCATCGAAAGCTGTAATACTATTGGACAGTTTGAGCATTCAGCCTGAAATAGGTGCTTTCAATCGGCCTGGAAAGATGAGGCTGAACAATTTTTACAGCTTCCATTAATTGATCCAGGTTAACATTGGTTTCAATTCCCATGCGCTCAAGCATATAAACAACATCTTCTGTTGCAGCGTTGCCTGCAGCGCCAGGGGCAAATGGGCATCCGCCAAGTCCGCCGGCGGATGTGTCAAATCGGTCGACACCTGCCTGCATGGCTGCAAAAATATTTGTGAGGGCCATTTTTCTTGTGTCATGGAAGTGAGCAGTCAGCAGAGTATTTGGAAACTCTTCTTTTAAACGGGAAAAAAGCATGTATGATTCATGGGGAGCAGCCATTCCGATCGTATCTGCCACGCTTAATTCATCAGCCCCTGCCTCTGTAAATTGGCGGCATAGTCCAACTGTATCTTCAGGATCGATGGCTCCTTCATACGGACAATAAAATGCCGTTGAGATGCAGGCACGGACAAAGTAACCTTTCTCCTTCAGTTCTCCGATAATCGGCTTTAGTTCATCCATACTTTCCTGAGTAGTTTTATTGATGTTTTTCTTGTTAAATGTATTGCTTACACCAACGAAAACGGCAACAGCCCGGCAATCAGTCATATATACTCTGTCAATGCCTTTGCGGTTCGGGGCAAGCACGATATCCCTTGTATTTGCATCAAGACAATCTGCCGTAATTTCAGCTGCATCCCCCATCTGCGGAACCCATTTAGGAGACACAAATGAAGTAAGCTCCAATTCTGTTAATCCTGCATTTTTTAAACTTTTAATAAAGTCTTTCTTAACTTCAGTCGGTACAAACGACTTTTCGTTTTGCAGTCCATCCCGCGGGCCCACTTCAATAATTGTTACTTTATCTGGAAATGCAAGCGTCATGTTTTCCTCTCCCGTTTCATAATTTAATTTTTGGTAAGCGTTTTCTCGATATCCTTAAATTTATTGTATTAGGAAAGTATTTTCGATTGCAAGAATAATAGAAATTTTGACAAAATAAAAGGAATTTTGATATCCCTGCACGAATATAAGCAAAGAGATGTTTTGAAAGGATGAGAGAGATGGCACAAACCGAAGTTGTAATAGTCAGCGCTGTCCGGACAGCAATCGGCAGTTTCAATGGAAGTCTAAAAGATGTATCAGCACCAGAGCTTGGGGCGATTGCAATAAAAGGCGCTCTTGAAAAAGCTGGTGTAACACCGGATCAAATAGATGAAGTAATCCTGGGAAATGTCCTGCAGGCAGGCCTGGGCCAAAACACAGCAAGGCAGGCAGCTCTTAAAGCGGGTCTTCCTGAAAGCGTTTCCGCAATGACGATTAATAAAGTTTGCGGTTCAGGGCTGAAGGCGGTCCATTTAGCAGCACAGGCCATTTTGGCCGGCGATGCCGAAGCAGTGATTGCAGGCGGCATGGAGAATATGAGCCAGGCGCCTTACATACTGAAAAATGCAAGAAATGGCTTTAAAATGGGTGACCAAAAACTTATAGATTCGATGATTTCAGACGGTCTCTGGTGTGCTTTTAATGATTACCATATGGGAGTTACGGCTGAAAATCTTTGCTCGAAATATGAGCTGAGCAGGGAAGAACAGGACAAATTTGCCGCAGACAGCCAGGAAAAGGCGGCAAAGGCAATCGAAGAAGGAAAATTCAAAGATGAAATCGTTCCGGTTGAAATTCCTCAGCGAAAAGGGGATCCGATTGTTTTTGATACAGACGAGTATCCGAAAAAAGGGACAACTGCTGAAAAGCTCGCAGGCCTGCGTCCGGCGTTTAAGAAAGATGGCAGCGTAACAGCCGGAAATGCTTCCGGGATTAATGACGGGGCGGCTGTATTGCTGGTTATGAGCAGAAAGAGAGCAGATGAACTGGGGCTTAAGCCATTAGTGGCGATTAAAGGAAATGCAAGTGCAGGTGTAGATCCGAGCATCATGGGCATTGGTCCTGTTGCAGCAGTAAAAAAAGCGCTTGAAAAGGCATCTGTTTCCATGGATGAATTAGAGCTTATTGAAGCAAACGAGGCATTTGCAGCCCAGGCGCTGGCAGTTGACAGGGAGCTTCGTTTTAACAAGGAGATTCTGAATGTTAATGGCGGGGCCATTGCACTCGGACATCCAATCGGCGCAAGCGGAGCACGAATCCTCGTAACCCTAATTCATGAGATGCAAAAAAGACAGGCAAAGAAAGGCCTTGCAACTCTTTGCATTGGCGGAGGCCAAGGGGTAGCTACAGTAGTGGAGCTTGCATAGCCGTTTTTGATACTAGTTAGTAAAAATAAGTACTTTTTAATGAAAGGAGCGATTGAAGTGAAGAAAATTTATACTTCCTTCAGTGAAGCGGTTCAGGAAATTCACGATGGTGCCGTCCTTATGGTTGGCGGTTTCGGTCTGTGCGGAATTCCGGAAAACCTTATTTTGGCTTTAGTTGAAAAAGGGGTTAAGGATCTGACAGTCATCTCGAATAACTGCGGTGTTGACGATTGGGGACTTGGACTGCTTTTAAAAAATAAACAAATTAAGAAAATGGTTGGCTCATATGTTGGGGAAAACAAAGAGTTTGAAAGACAGGTTCTTTCAGGGGAAATTGAAGTAGAGCTGCTCCCTCAAGGAACACTGGCTGAGAAAATCCGTGCAGGCGGCGCAGGCATACCTGCTTTTTACACACCGGCTGGAGTAGGGACCCCAATTGCAGAGGGGAAAGAGACGAAGCTGTTTAACGGCAAGGAATATCTCCTTGAAGAAGCGCTGAAAGCAGACTTCAGCCTTGTGAGAGCATGGAAGGGCGATAAGATGGGCAATCTTGTTTATCATAAAACAGCCCGAAACTTCAATCCGATGATTGCAGCAGCCGGCAAAGTGACAATTGCAGAAGTGGAGACGCTTTATGAGATTGGTGAACTGGATCCGAATTATATTCATACCCCGAGCATCTATGTTCAATCACTGATTGAAGGAAAACAGGAGAAGCGCATTGAAAGACTGACGGTGAAGAAATAAATACCAGTGACGGAAGGAGAGGGTGTCATGAGTAACGATAAAGCGGCAGTACGCGAAAAAATTGCGAGACGGGCTGAGAAGGAAATTGAAAATGGCTTTTACGTGAATTTGGGAATCGGTATGCCAACATTGGTTGCCAATTATATTTCTAATAATAAGGAAGTGGTCCTGCAATCTGAAAATGGATTACTGGGAATCGGCCCG
This region includes:
- a CDS encoding YolD-like family protein, with translation MIRDRGRIKWTSMMLPEHVKLLRDWAKEDTYEQKRELDEQKLEYMNEILSEAMEFQKNVTLTHYRGRNYELVIGSIHYWDDFGQKLHVVDRFGEIHRISINDIADARFTEE
- a CDS encoding CDGSH iron-sulfur domain-containing protein yields the protein MSKAQIKVMDNGSLRVTGDVELIDMDGNKFETKKTFSLCRCGRSLKIPFCDGTHKGTFQSCVRAEKASDDKQ
- a CDS encoding hydroxymethylglutaryl-CoA lyase, whose translation is MTLAFPDKVTIIEVGPRDGLQNEKSFVPTEVKKDFIKSLKNAGLTELELTSFVSPKWVPQMGDAAEITADCLDANTRDIVLAPNRKGIDRVYMTDCRAVAVFVGVSNTFNKKNINKTTQESMDELKPIIGELKEKGYFVRACISTAFYCPYEGAIDPEDTVGLCRQFTEAGADELSVADTIGMAAPHESYMLFSRLKEEFPNTLLTAHFHDTRKMALTNIFAAMQAGVDRFDTSAGGLGGCPFAPGAAGNAATEDVVYMLERMGIETNVNLDQLMEAVKIVQPHLSRPIESTYFRLNAQTVQ
- a CDS encoding iron-sulfur cluster biosynthesis family protein, yielding MEITLTELAAEKLSGRIAGKDGFIKLKYDIDGCGCVVSGVAALWLVEELDEDDREIKTNTGSVYVEKSKEVFLDERLTIDFSEKANCYQLKSPNQYLNPRMSFIDKTK
- a CDS encoding acetyl-CoA C-acetyltransferase → MAQTEVVIVSAVRTAIGSFNGSLKDVSAPELGAIAIKGALEKAGVTPDQIDEVILGNVLQAGLGQNTARQAALKAGLPESVSAMTINKVCGSGLKAVHLAAQAILAGDAEAVIAGGMENMSQAPYILKNARNGFKMGDQKLIDSMISDGLWCAFNDYHMGVTAENLCSKYELSREEQDKFAADSQEKAAKAIEEGKFKDEIVPVEIPQRKGDPIVFDTDEYPKKGTTAEKLAGLRPAFKKDGSVTAGNASGINDGAAVLLVMSRKRADELGLKPLVAIKGNASAGVDPSIMGIGPVAAVKKALEKASVSMDELELIEANEAFAAQALAVDRELRFNKEILNVNGGAIALGHPIGASGARILVTLIHEMQKRQAKKGLATLCIGGGQGVATVVELA
- a CDS encoding Y-family DNA polymerase; its protein translation is MVDYSSMPNNQILCVDMKSFYASCSAVMLGLDPLDCYLVIAGNVERKGSVVLAASPRMKKEFGIKTGSRLFEVPNDSRIRVEEPKMATYLRISTEITRVFNRYVPKEAIHTYSVDESFIKVDGAVHLWGDAQTIAWKIKDDIEREFQLPCAIGIGPNLLMSKLCLDLEAKKKGVAQWTYGDVKTKLWNISPLREMWGIGRRVEKTLNGMGIFTVGQLARYDLAKLEKKFGIMGNQLYHHAWGIDLSEIGAPIMAGQISFGKSQILLRDYKEEKEIKHVVLEMCEEVARRARSHRKAGRTISFGLGYSQDEFGGGFYRSRTVDQPTNITMDLYRVCLELFDENYEGKTVRQISISLGNITDDCEMQLSLFDSDGWKKRELGYTVDRIRSKFGGGALLRAVSYTGAGTAKHRATLVGGHKM
- a CDS encoding alpha/beta hydrolase, giving the protein MRRFFRYLFSIVLFLSSLGVYFTNRLMFMKKKEDDFILEREKESGRLDLIKYESLPKREVLIPSPFGYNLKAVAAEPHKNSRYIIISHGVTENKMNSIKYMNLFLERGFNAVIYDHRRHGESGGKTTSYGHYEKFDLKAIVDWLKAEKGPDIQIGIHGESMGAATMLLYAGMLEDGADFYIADCPFSDFKEQLAYRLKTEMKLPAKLFLPVADLFLRMREKYSIADVSPISVIDNIKKPILFIHSEKDDFILPTMSEALYEKKQGPKKLYLAANGIHAQSFNENREDYEKVIDEFLEQYVSSKDTLSQ